One genomic segment of Gemmatimonadaceae bacterium includes these proteins:
- a CDS encoding cytochrome c-type biogenesis protein CcmH, with translation MTTRRQFLERVAGSAAALFAGAGVSAQTPAQRGMIHDTMVMKDTTNLFAMDQNAARSVRLPPKPNAVPVLSDDERDDLEHRIHCQCGCTLDVFTCRTTDFTCQVSPAMHADIVELVRGGYGAQEIIDAFVNTYGQRALMAPKKSGFNLLAWITPGIGVIVAGSILAMLLRRMGRRAASHAPQSRPVALDVDATPDELARLEAAVRGDDDA, from the coding sequence ATGACCACGCGACGTCAATTCCTGGAGCGCGTCGCGGGAAGTGCAGCTGCGCTCTTCGCGGGCGCCGGCGTCTCGGCGCAGACGCCCGCGCAGCGCGGCATGATCCACGACACGATGGTCATGAAGGACACGACCAACCTGTTCGCGATGGATCAGAACGCCGCGCGGTCGGTGCGTCTCCCGCCAAAGCCGAATGCGGTGCCCGTGCTCAGCGATGATGAACGAGATGATCTCGAGCATCGCATTCATTGCCAGTGCGGCTGCACGCTCGACGTCTTCACCTGCCGCACGACCGACTTCACGTGCCAGGTGTCGCCGGCGATGCACGCCGACATCGTGGAGCTCGTGCGCGGGGGCTACGGCGCGCAGGAGATCATCGACGCGTTCGTGAACACGTACGGCCAGCGCGCGTTGATGGCGCCGAAGAAATCCGGCTTCAACTTGCTCGCCTGGATCACGCCGGGGATTGGCGTGATCGTTGCCGGCTCCATCCTCGCGATGCTGCTGCGCCGCATGGGCCGGCGCGCGGCGAGTCATGCGCCTCAGTCGCGCCCGGTGGCGCTCGACGTGGACGCGACGCCCGACGAGTTGGCGCGGCTCGAAGCCGCCGTCCGCGGCGACGACGACGCGTGA
- a CDS encoding zinc ribbon domain-containing protein — protein sequence MIALVLGTLLAVSALAFVLFPVFFGVSRRPVPTRFTPRLNEGDSAVAALREIEFDRATGKLSDTDYAELKSRYTREAIEAMRRKPVVAGAPSDEEIEEAVRAYRESHGACPVHGARPESDALFCSDCGRYLHDRCADCGAPVVEQDARYCVNCGNRLAA from the coding sequence GTGATCGCGCTCGTTCTCGGCACGCTGCTCGCCGTCAGCGCGCTCGCGTTCGTGCTCTTTCCGGTGTTCTTCGGTGTCTCGCGTCGTCCGGTGCCGACGCGATTCACGCCGCGACTGAACGAGGGTGATTCCGCGGTCGCCGCGTTGCGCGAGATCGAGTTCGATCGCGCGACGGGCAAGTTGTCGGACACGGACTACGCGGAGCTCAAAAGCCGGTACACGCGCGAGGCGATCGAGGCGATGCGTCGCAAGCCGGTGGTAGCGGGCGCGCCCTCGGACGAAGAGATCGAGGAGGCGGTGCGGGCGTATCGCGAGTCGCACGGCGCCTGTCCGGTGCACGGCGCGCGTCCCGAGTCGGATGCGCTCTTCTGCTCGGACTGTGGCCGGTACTTACACGACAGGTGCGCCGATTGCGGCGCACCTGTCGTCGAGCAGGATGCTCGGTACTGCGTGAACTGCGGGAACCGGCTCGCGGCGTAG
- a CDS encoding heme lyase CcmF/NrfE family subunit has product MTVIIGELSLWVALLMAAWSMTASFAGARLRRDELVESGVRGLYATFAMVLLASIGLWTALLTKDFSIEYVASKISSTMPSVYIFTAFWSGQAGSLLFWALILSMYATIAIATSRKSNRELIPYATGTLAAILVFFIATDAFKANPFARLDFTPLDGNGMNPQLQNPGMAIHPPNLYLGYVATAIPFAFAIAALFTRRLDAEWLSVVRRWTLLSWFFLTVGIMLGMWWAYVELGWGGYWAWDPVENASFLPWLTNTAFLHSIMIQEKRGMLRKWNVVLVVVSFLLSIFGTFITRSGVIESVHSFSQSPVGTWFAFFFFLSTGVTIYLVATRLPNLEAKAELESMVSREAAFLYNNLLLCGIAFAVLWGTVFPIISEWVKNEKITVGPPFFNTVNVPLGLLLLALTGVGPLIAWRRASVSNLKRQFASPAIAGLVVGVVLFALGMRNGYVLVAYTLCGFVAGTIVQEFYKGMRARQAIHEESLITAFIHLVGRNRRRYGGYIVHAGIVMLFAAFAGMAFKKESDITIRTGESYQTKDPYGHTWKFVSQGVSTSDRRDRSVKAATLDAFRDGRRVGLITAEKRQYKDAMGNDLFNEITEIGLKSRPRQDVYVVLTQVPDANTAEMRITFNPLVMWVWTSGFLMMIGGLIVMWPQAERRRPQAGYAAVMPAHGAVTAASEMPVGV; this is encoded by the coding sequence GTGACGGTCATCATTGGTGAGTTGTCGCTGTGGGTCGCGTTGTTGATGGCGGCCTGGTCGATGACGGCGTCGTTTGCGGGGGCTCGCTTGCGGCGCGACGAGCTGGTGGAAAGCGGCGTGCGCGGATTGTACGCGACGTTCGCGATGGTGCTCCTGGCGTCGATCGGTCTGTGGACCGCGCTGCTGACGAAGGATTTTTCGATCGAGTACGTCGCGAGCAAGATCAGCTCGACGATGCCGAGCGTGTACATCTTCACGGCGTTCTGGAGCGGCCAGGCCGGCTCGCTCCTCTTCTGGGCGCTCATCCTGTCGATGTACGCGACGATCGCCATCGCGACGAGCCGCAAGTCGAATCGCGAGCTGATTCCGTACGCGACAGGCACGCTGGCCGCGATCCTCGTCTTCTTCATCGCCACGGACGCGTTCAAGGCCAACCCGTTCGCGCGGCTCGACTTCACGCCGCTCGACGGAAATGGAATGAATCCGCAGCTTCAGAATCCAGGTATGGCGATCCATCCGCCCAACCTGTATCTGGGCTACGTCGCGACGGCGATTCCGTTCGCGTTCGCGATCGCGGCGCTGTTCACGCGCCGGCTGGACGCCGAGTGGCTGAGTGTGGTGCGGCGCTGGACGCTGCTCTCGTGGTTCTTCCTCACGGTCGGCATCATGCTCGGCATGTGGTGGGCGTATGTCGAGTTGGGTTGGGGCGGCTACTGGGCGTGGGATCCGGTGGAGAACGCATCGTTCCTGCCGTGGCTGACGAACACCGCGTTCCTGCATTCGATCATGATTCAGGAAAAGCGCGGGATGTTGCGGAAGTGGAACGTCGTGCTCGTGGTCGTGAGCTTCCTGCTCTCGATCTTCGGCACGTTCATCACGCGCTCGGGCGTCATCGAGAGCGTGCATTCGTTCTCGCAGTCGCCGGTTGGGACGTGGTTCGCGTTCTTCTTCTTCCTCTCGACGGGCGTCACGATCTATCTCGTCGCCACGCGATTGCCGAACCTCGAGGCGAAGGCCGAGCTCGAGAGCATGGTGAGTCGCGAGGCGGCGTTCCTCTACAACAACCTGCTCTTGTGCGGCATCGCGTTCGCCGTCCTGTGGGGCACGGTGTTCCCGATCATCTCGGAGTGGGTCAAGAACGAGAAGATCACGGTCGGCCCGCCGTTCTTCAATACGGTGAACGTGCCGCTCGGGCTGCTGTTGCTGGCGCTGACGGGCGTTGGACCGCTGATCGCGTGGCGCCGCGCGTCCGTGTCGAACCTCAAACGGCAGTTCGCGTCGCCGGCCATCGCCGGCCTCGTCGTCGGCGTGGTGCTCTTCGCGCTCGGCATGCGCAACGGGTACGTGCTGGTGGCGTACACGCTGTGCGGGTTCGTCGCGGGGACGATCGTGCAGGAATTCTACAAAGGGATGCGCGCCCGCCAGGCGATTCATGAGGAATCGCTCATTACAGCGTTCATACATCTCGTGGGCCGGAACCGCCGGCGCTATGGCGGGTACATCGTCCACGCCGGCATCGTGATGCTGTTCGCGGCGTTCGCCGGCATGGCGTTCAAGAAGGAATCGGACATCACGATCAGGACGGGCGAGTCGTACCAGACGAAGGATCCGTACGGCCACACCTGGAAGTTCGTGAGCCAGGGCGTGTCGACCTCCGACCGGCGCGATCGCTCCGTGAAGGCCGCGACGCTCGACGCCTTCCGCGATGGCCGGCGCGTCGGCCTCATCACCGCCGAGAAGCGCCAGTACAAGGATGCGATGGGGAACGATCTCTTCAACGAGATCACCGAGATCGGTCTCAAGTCGCGGCCGCGGCAGGACGTGTACGTCGTCCTCACGCAGGTGCCAGACGCCAACACGGCGGAGATGCGCATCACGTTCAATCCGCTCGTGATGTGGGTGTGGACGTCGGGATTCCTGATGATGATCGGCGGCTTGATCGTCATGTGGCCGCAAGCCGAGCGTCGCCGTCCGCAGGCAGGGTACGCCGCGGTCATGCCGGCTCACGGCGCCGTGACCGCGGCAAGCGAAATGCCGGTCGGCGTATGA